A stretch of DNA from Streptomyces gobiensis:
TACGGAAGGGCCGCCGCACAGCACCCGCAGAACGTCCGGCCCCGGCTGCCGGAAGCGCTGATAGCGGCGTAGCCAGGCATCGCCGATGGAACGGCTGAGCATGACCTGGGCGGTGCCGTCGTCCCGGTCCGCGAGCTGGGCCAGCCCGGCGATCCGTATCTCGGCGGTCGTCTCCCGTACCCAGCCGCGTTCGGCCAGCTCGGCGGCGAGCCGTTCATCCGTGTCCTCGGCTCCGGTGCTGAGCTGGATGTACGCGGGCAGCCCACGTACCGCGTACCAGTCGATGACCTGGGACAGCGCCTCGTCGAGGGGCACCCCGGGCGAACCCAGCGGCAGCACCGAGTTGGCGCGCCGGGTGAACCCGCCGGAGGCGCGCAGCTCCCAGTCCCCGAGCCGCTCGCTCTCCGCCGACGGCCAGGCCCGTGCCGCGACCCGCGCCAGCTCACGGGCGCCCGCAGCGGGCAGCCCCCGGCGCCGTGCCGGGGTGGCGGGAACGACCTTGCCCGCTACCAGCCGCGCTTCCGCGAGCCGGACCGCTACGCCGTCGCGCCGTGTGATACACAGCACACCGTGCGTCCACGATGTGAGCACACCGACCGTGTCGGTGAATTTCCCGGAGTGGTCTCCGGCTCCGGTCAAACTACGCACCGAGACACGTTTCCCCACGTCATCGGGGGTAATACGGATCTCAAGGCGTCCGCTCATGGTGAATTCCACGGTTCTGCTAGACCCTCCTGTTCGTCTGGTGCCCAGGAATGGCGATACTAGATGTGGGCATCGACGACGCCGCGCTCCCGCGCGAGATGAGCCCTACCGAGGAGGAACGACAGCGTGACCTACGTCATCGCGCAGCCTTGTGTCGATCTGAAGGACA
This window harbors:
- a CDS encoding GNAT family N-acetyltransferase — encoded protein: MEFTMSGRLEIRITPDDVGKRVSVRSLTGAGDHSGKFTDTVGVLTSWTHGVLCITRRDGVAVRLAEARLVAGKVVPATPARRRGLPAAGARELARVAARAWPSAESERLGDWELRASGGFTRRANSVLPLGSPGVPLDEALSQVIDWYAVRGLPAYIQLSTGAEDTDERLAAELAERGWVRETTAEIRIAGLAQLADRDDGTAQVMLSRSIGDAWLRRYQRFRQPGPDVLRVLCGGPSVWFATVPGEEPGSPPAAIGRCVVDGRWAGFTAVEVDPARRREGLASAVMAALARKALDEGASAAYLQAETDNEGARALYDGMGFATHHAYHHWRAPQH